One Oryza sativa Japonica Group chromosome 8, ASM3414082v1 DNA window includes the following coding sequences:
- the LOC4344563 gene encoding L-type lectin-domain containing receptor kinase IX.1, with protein sequence MAAGELVTRSSMAAASASAIACLLFLGFLPSLATAVSFSYSTFSNGTKNITLQGSAAIAGDGWIEITTGSNLPSGGTMGRVAYSPPVQLWEAATGEVASFTTRFSFNITPTNLDNKGDGMAFFLVGYPSRMPDTADGGALGLTSRTFDAVMSGDNRFVAVEFDTFNNSFDPSATYDHIGVDVNSIVSVQTESLPSFSLTGNMAAIVDYNSSSSILSVQLVKTWTNGSTTLYNLSTTVDLKTALPEKVSVGFSAATGSSLELHQLHSWYFNSSFQQNPPPAAQPSPTTSGPGLAGVIAGATAGGALFVVLLFAMIVVLVRRRRSKKRREAEEAEEARHVGLAGDDDDDDDGEPIVEIEMGMGPRQIPYHELVEATKSFAAEEKLGQGGFGAVYRGYLREQGLAVAIKRFAKDSSKQGKKEYRSEIKVISRLRHRNLVQLIGWCHGRDELLLVYELVPNRSLDIHLHGNGTFLTWPMRVKIVLGLGSALFYLHEEWEQCVVHRDIKPSNVMLDESFNAKLGDFGLARFIDHAVGMQTMTAVSGTPGYVDPECVITGRASSESDVYSFGIVLLEVACGRRPMSLQDNQKNGIFRLVEWVWDLHGQGDVISAADERLNGDYDVSEMERVITVGLWCAHPDPSARPSIRAAMAMLQSSGQLPVLPAKMPVPTYAPPVASVEGLFTSSTGMLSSSATQSSSTTSGYITHTSSSSNTSTSAGSKDSSSLLKHQYL encoded by the exons atggccgcTGGTGAGCTCGTGACAAGATCGTCCatggctgctgcttctgcttctgccaTAGCCTGCCTGCTGTTCTTGGGATTCTTGCCTAGCCTCGCTACTGCCGTGTCGTTCAGCTACTCCACCTTCAGCAACGGGACCAAGAACATCACCCTCCAGGGCAGCGCGGCGATCGCCGGCGATGGGTGGATCGAGATCACCACCGGCAGCAACCTGCCGAGCGGCGGCACCATGGGACGCGTGGCGTACTCGCCGCCGGTGCAGCTCTGGGAAGCCGCCACCGGCGAGGTCGCCAGCTTCACCACGCGCTTCTCCTTCAACATCACCCCGACAAACTTGGACAACAAGGGCGACGggatggccttcttcctcgtcgGCTACCCTTCGAGGATGCCGGacacggcggacggcggcgccctCGGCCTCACCAGCCGGACCTTCGACGCCGTCATGTCCGGCGACAACCGGTTCGTCGCCGTCGAGTTCGACACCTTCAACAACTCGTTCGATCCCAGCGCCACCTACGACCACATCGGCGTCGACGTCAACTCCATCGTATCGGTGCAGACCGAGTCGCTGCCCAGCTTCAGCCTCACCGGGAACATGGCCGCCATTGTCGACTACAACAGCAGCTCGAGCATCCTGTCGGTCCAGCTGGTGAAGACATGGACGAATGGCTCGACTACACTTTACAACCTTAGCACCACCGTCGATCTCAAGACCGCCTTGCCGGAGAAGGTCTCCGTCGGCttctcggcggcgacgggctcATCCCTTGAGCTCCATCAGCTGCATTCTTGGTACTTCAACTCCTCGTTCCAGCAGAatccaccaccggcggcgcagCCTTCCCCGACCACCTCTGGTCCCGGACTTGCCGGAGTTATAGCCGGAGCCACCGCTGGTGGAGCACTGTTCGTCGTGCTCCTCTTCGCCATGATAGTTGTCCTCGTGCGGCGACGTCGGAGCAAGAAGAGAAGGGAGGCAGAAGAGGCAGAGGAGGCGAGACACGTAGGGTTGGCCGgagatgacgacgatgacgatgacggcgagCCCATCGTGGAGATCGAGATGGGCATGGGGCCAAGGCAAATCCCATACCACGAGCTCGTCGAGGCGACGAAGAGCTTtgcggcggaggagaagctTGGGCAAGGTGGCTTCGGCGCCGTGTACAGGGGATACCTGAGAGAGCAGGGCCTAGCCGTCGCCATTAAGAGGTTTGCTAAGGATTCCTCCAAGCAAGGGAAGAAAGAGTATAGGTCGGAGATCAAGGTGATAAGCCGGTTGCGTCACCGCAATCTGGTGCAGCTCATAGGGTGGTGCCATGGCCGCGACGAGCTCCTACTCGTCTACGAACTCGTCCCCAACCGCAGCCTCGACATCCACCTCCATGGCAATGGCACCTTCCTGACATGGCCAATGAG GGTTAAGATTGTTCTTGGGCTTGGATCAGCACTGTTCTATCTCCACGAGGAGTGGGAACAGTGCGTTGTGCACCGCGACATCAAGCCGAGCAATGTCATGCTGGATGAGTCCTTCAACGCCAAGCTAGGCGACTTCGGGCTTGCAAGGTTCATCGACCATGCCGTGGGGATGCAGACGATGACCGCCGTCTCTGGGACACCAGGCTATGTTGATCCTGAATGCGTGATCACCGGTAGAGCAAGCTCAGAGTCTGATGTTTATAGCTTCGGCATTGTCCTATTGGAAGTGGCATGCGGAAGGAGGCCAATGAGCCTACAAGATAACCAGAAGAATGGCATCTTCCGGTTGGTCGAGTGGGTCTGGGACCTGCACGGACAAGGAGATGTTATCTCAGCGGCTGATGAGCGGCTCAACGGTGACTACGACGTGTCGGAGATGGAGCGTGTCATTACTGTGGGGCTTTGGTGTGCGCATCCAGACCCAAGTGCACGGCCGTCTATCAGAGCAGCCATGGCCATGCTCCAGTCTAGTGGGCAACTACCGGTGTTACCTGCCAAGATGCCTGTGCCAACATATGCGCCGCCGGTGGCCTCAGTGGAGGGGCTCTTCACATCGTCCACTGGAATGTTGTCCTCAAGTGCAACACAATCATCATCGACAACCAGTGGCTATATTACCCACACCTCAAGTTCCTCTAACACATCCACTTCAGCTGGTTCAAAGGACTCGTCTTCGTTGCTCAAACATCAATACTTATGA